A part of Phycisphaerae bacterium genomic DNA contains:
- the recO gene encoding DNA repair protein RecO, translated as MPGASGKKQVQDRAICLARRDFSESSLVLVLLCRVYGKVSVLAKGARRPKSPLAIDLLDSGQATLIIHPEGMGLLTTFAADRPLPQLRADLDKLNVSLYIAEIINLATKELAPAEELFDLLTRSLEEVARTESRRELGTLLVRSATKVLSWAGYEPQLQRCVNCSRVMGPTDRLFFTPSGGGLLCRDCEPAVVDKIGIENRAWYYLIGKVHDPISAGKAFDVINAMLREHLYRSPRMYPHCRKLFSPDPDTARQSGRDVPQPRNNQE; from the coding sequence ATGCCGGGCGCATCGGGAAAAAAGCAGGTTCAGGACCGGGCGATTTGTCTGGCCCGGCGGGATTTCTCCGAAAGCTCGCTGGTGCTGGTGCTCCTGTGCCGGGTTTACGGTAAGGTCTCGGTGCTGGCCAAGGGCGCCCGGCGGCCCAAGAGTCCGCTGGCCATCGACCTGCTGGACTCCGGCCAGGCCACGCTGATCATCCACCCGGAAGGCATGGGCCTGCTCACCACGTTCGCCGCCGATCGTCCCCTTCCACAACTCCGCGCCGACCTGGACAAGCTGAACGTCAGCCTCTACATCGCTGAGATCATCAATCTGGCCACCAAGGAGCTGGCCCCCGCTGAGGAACTCTTCGATCTGCTCACCCGCTCGCTGGAGGAAGTGGCCCGAACCGAATCGCGGCGGGAACTCGGCACGCTGCTGGTCCGATCCGCCACCAAGGTCCTCTCCTGGGCTGGGTACGAGCCGCAGCTCCAGCGCTGCGTCAACTGCTCGCGGGTGATGGGCCCGACCGACCGGCTGTTCTTCACCCCGTCCGGGGGCGGACTGCTCTGCCGCGACTGCGAGCCGGCGGTGGTGGACAAGATCGGCATCGAGAACCGCGCCTGGTACTACCTGATCGGCAAGGTCCACGACCCGATCTCGGCGGGCAAGGCGTTCGATGTCATCAACGCCATGCTCCGCGAACACCTCTACCGCTCGCCGCGGATGTATCCGCACTGCCGCAAGCTGTTTTCACCAGATCCGGATACTGCTCGCCAGAGCGGACGAGACGTTCCCCAGCCGCGAAACAACCAGGAGTAA